GATATGTAATATTCAAAGCTAATTATGGTAGAAATTGAGGTTATCGGCAATAGAGAATTTGATTtcattttaataacatttttatatataacaatttactATTTCATTGTAGCTTTGTTTAGATATATCTAATTTTTAAGTGTTACCTTGAATTAGAGTTCCAAGAACTTTAGTTCTTCTATGAAGCTTTTAATCTAAAAAGTAACACAAATACGTATTGAAGTTGCAGTTACAACTATCATATCGAACacttttaattaacaaaagctTTAGTTGATAGCTTGTTTAAATGCTATAGCTACAAAGCTACAACtacttttgtcaaacatacccCGAAAAGTCATGCCAAACATGTCCTATATCTTATAGTATATTATTAAATCCTATTTCATAGACCATATCCGTGAAGCTAATTATGAATACTGtagtttttatataatgtttatatatatatatttttattcttttttctcCCATCATCtcagtatatatttttatttagtatGACATCAAAACTTATAAACATATACTAGCATGGGTACCCGCACGTTGTAGCGTATTTCATTGTCATCGCATTTGATGTCGTTATTGTAGGACGCTGACAAATTTCACCCATCGATATGATGGTAGATTCACACATTAGTGTACGTCACTTTGCTATATCTCCCATGTAGAAGGAACTCGACAGTAACCTTTCTTTCACAAGTGCAACGGTCATCAGATCCTGTTCGTAattaaaaatcgaaaaaaaatgTCAGCCTGACTATTCATTGCCTGATGTTCAAAGCTcctaaaaaaatgaaatttcaagCGATGAAAACTGCAAGTAAAGACCTACACATTCACCTGGAGGTGGCATAATGGGCCAGGCAGATCGTAATGGGATAGGGTCAAAACAGGTCAAAAGAATTGCAGACGCGTGTTCGAATTTCCTTAAAGCCACTACTTTCATAGTTATTTCAAATTTctataaataataaagattGTCACAATAATAATCTTTATATTTACTAGTAAGATGATTTGAGAAGTTTTTAGCATTATAAAGCACTTCGGCTAAATTCTGACCTTTTAGCTCATTTTTAGCTAACATTTACtcttcttttctaaattattcgTTTGGCCATAAGAGATGGTACGTTACCCAAATCAGCCCATTCATTTGTAAATGGGTCAGAATATCCATCTCTAACTCCATGTATACAATTTAAGAACTCAAATATTAGAGACAATTAAAGGACTATTTACAACAGTCCAAGACTGTATGTTTTGGGTAAAGAGATCACCAGTAACTTGAAGTTTAAAACAGTATTTACATGGAAACTATTGCATTCtatgatattataatatttGAGTACTTCAATTTGAAAGAAATAACGAATTGGTAATTATTTGAGAGCATGATGTGTCTAACCTGCGCAGACCAGACAGGCAGACACCCTGAAACCAGTTAGAGATGCATAGTTCCTAAATTCGAACTCACATTTCCAATAGCATCAGCAGAGTTTCCATGAACAGGTGAAGCTATTACATTATCCTGTGTACATTTCCCTTTAAAAAGGTTTGAGTTTACTCCATCACTGCTTCTTTTTAAAGTAGGGTCCAACCGTTCAAAGATTGTAGCAACTCCAGCAATTCCCGCACTCATTTCTCGCTGAACTCCTCTGCTTAATTCTTTAACTGGACTATTTGTAGCCAGTAATTTCTCTTTTAAACTTTGGGTGCTTTTAGAGATTGATTCCTTATACCTGCGAGAGGTGCAAAAAGATCTCAGGGCTCCAACAAAAAGGATAAACAACATCAAATTAGATCCTgttcagataaaaaaaaaagttatttgtaTACCTGGCTGAAGCAGCAGAAAACTTGGATTTAACAGACTCAGAGAATGCATGCATATCAGCAGCTATGGGTCTTCCTGGGCTACCATTTGGTGACTGGCTATTGATAACTCTGCATTATGGTCCACATAGGTTACGAAAAAAATTAATGGAAAATGCTGGCCAAAGAGCACCAACGATATTAGTTCACAGTTTAGCAATAACAAGCTTAACTATCTTCCCAAGATTAATACTTTCGCGCTATTAGAAGTAAAGTTACCCTGATCTGATATTACAATTCAGCATCAAGTTAAAAGGAACTAAAGGATTCATAATGAGGGGTTAGAAACtaggtcaaaatgggtaacCATGGTACAGTTTTGAGTTGTGATGACTCGAAACATTTTGTTCAATAATCTAAGACTCTTTATATCTAGTGTTTCAAATGTTATTACAAAAGCTACATTGTATCGATAATAATCTTATGTCTGATTATACAGACTTAGGTCTTCTGCATGCACTTTGAAGAACTTTCTatctgtttgacccatttcctcAGTTTCCTTTTTAGCTAACCtttagtttattataattttctaATTTGGCCCATAGGAGAAAAAATGTAGATAGTGAGATGATGacatatatttacatatgaaacaaattaataaacaaaccaGTATACTCTTATGAAGCACACATTGATGGGATACCTAGATTTTATAGTGCAATCTCTATTGTCCGGAGTCACAGTAGTGGTGGATGAACCACCGGAAAGGAAAGTTTGATCAATGGAAGTGGACATTGAGCTAGAACTCGCTAAAGTATCACGGGATAAAACATAGTCTAAACTGTGAAACTCTTCAAGTGGGGTATATATTTCCTGCCGAATTGCCACATCTGCTGTAGAAGAGCCAGCTCGTGAAAGTCTTTCCCTGTTCCTTCTCTTACCATAGCGCATACTGCTAGCTGACTCAAAACTTCTAATAACTTGCTCGTCTGTATCAGAAACATCGATAACCTGAAATAACACTTTTACTTcaacaaacaagaaaaaaaaagtttaagggAAAGGAAGGGCCATAGAAGTATAGAACATACAAGTGACTATTAGTCGAGTCCCGATACATGAATGTCCTGACTAGGGGTGTTCACCGTCCAAGAACCGTACTGAACTGGA
The sequence above is drawn from the Erigeron canadensis isolate Cc75 chromosome 4, C_canadensis_v1, whole genome shotgun sequence genome and encodes:
- the LOC122597667 gene encoding E3 ubiquitin-protein ligase RHF1A-like, whose translation is MGRSVLKRSRVDLGVASQVLIGDMNPGHDSSATGQSCLFVTELHSETKVIDVSDTDEQVIRSFESASSMRYGKRRNRERLSRAGSSTADVAIRQEIYTPLEEFHSLDYVLSRDTLASSSSMSTSIDQTFLSGGSSTTTVTPDNRDCTIKSRVINSQSPNGSPGRPIAADMHAFSESVKSKFSAASARYKESISKSTQSLKEKLLATNSPVKELSRGVQREMSAGIAGVATIFERLDPTLKRSSDGVNSNLFKGKCTQDNVIASPVHGNSADAIGNVSSNLGTMHL